A stretch of the Acyrthosiphon pisum isolate AL4f chromosome A2, pea_aphid_22Mar2018_4r6ur, whole genome shotgun sequence genome encodes the following:
- the LOC100166053 gene encoding protein retinal degeneration B isoform X1: MLIKEYRIPLPLSVEEYRIAQLYMIAKKSREESKGADSGVEILVNEPYEGGPGGDGNTGGGQYTRKIYHVGSHLPGWFKGLLPKSALSVEEEAWNAYPYTKTRYTCPFVEKFSLEIETYYYPDNGTHDNVFKMSQSEVRNVSVDIIDIVKDQLYGADYIKEEDPKSYVSDKTGRGPLSENWISEYWKECQNKSMPTSSGKSIMCAYKLCKVEFRYWGMQTKIEKFIHEVALRKTMVRAHRQAWAWQDEWVNLTMDDIRQIERQTQEALKRKMGSSSSGSEICEGNDSVDDTKTATNLAATMGSIEKSDLEVATPVTSKRMQDSTLYSPAPCVSSSSDTISSSVQQSSSMRIPVKKNWNNSKPQIPSPGSTQSFDTAPNWRMESLIRDSDSDLSNDDEFFDCQETLPTSEIVSLSKWSSLTILNEQEYDSSSIPDKEEDSIFSPTYKKSSPFIQRGHSVDTCPGSPVISKENNCQISTLLMIIHSGSVLDANSDIMAKKSDFTTFRGAFESVMRQHYPNMIGHVAMRLIPCPSICAEGLSVLSKLSPYSFDVSPSGMECTNITHDSVPIGAIPILAGCSHDYKDIVSNVIRMANQVYREFIKSDEGFGFNGRVYFIGDSMGSVIGYDALCRSPDSHLSHDASRHSTPEHVLKKSDNDDCTSLGSMDSSFKVLVTPPVRRRSSSTSDSNVCLDFEVNEMFMFASPLSLVLAFRKISAHKYDKSTSIQRPALQQVYNLFHPSDPIASRLEPLISAKFSILPPVNIPRYQKYPLGTGQPYYLLEAVQTNPQLFTEHNHARRTSEASILSTVSGIADTLPIQAINKLTKKWWGSKRLDYALYCPDGLSNFPTNALPHIFHASYWESSDVIAFILRQFAIFDYNSSIGNEEKEMATFSPSQPREKWQRKTTFIKIKNSTASHRANDVIIREGLSQTISARFIYGPFDMFSLAGEKVDIHIIREPGNGEWTHLTTEDSDKNGRVTYTIPENKSLGFGIYPVKMVVRGDHTSVDFLLAIVPPQTETVVFSIDGSFSASVSVTGRDPKVRPGAVDIVRHWQELGYLIVYITGRPDMQQQRVLSWLSQHNFPHGLVSFADGLSTDFLAHKITYLKSLVQDHKMIIHAAYGSSKDISVYSALDLKPKQIFIIGKVGRKHHSMATVLSDGYAAHLSALQCHGGSRPAQGNARMLLTSRGRFGHNASMRRRRSAKRTTSFPICSMTRSTSRNRYDNL, translated from the exons ATGCTGATCAAGGAATACCGTATTCCACTCCCGCTCAGTGTGGAAGAATACAGAATTGCTCAGCTTTATATGATAGct AAAAAAAGTAGAGAAGAAAGCAAAGGGGCTGATAGTGGTGTTGAAATATTAGTTAATGAACCTTATGAAGGTGGCCCTGGTGGCGATGGAAATACTGGTGGTGGTCAGTATACaagaaaaatttatcatgttgGGAGCCACTTACCAG GCTGGTTTAAAGGACTATTACCAAAATCAGCATTATCCGTTGAAGAAGAAGCGTGGAATGCATATCCATACACGAAAACTCGATATACTTGCCCATTTGTAGAAAAATTTTCGTTAGAAATTGAAACTTATTATTATCCTGATAATGGAACTCAtgataatgttttcaaaatgtctCAAAGTGAAGTTCGAAATGTTTCTGTtg ATATAATAGACATAGTTAAAGACCAATTATATGGGGCAGATTACATTAAAGAAGAAGATCCAAAATCATATGTAAGTGATAAAACAGGTCGAGGCCCACTGTCAGAAAATTGGATATCAGAGTACTGGAAAGAATgtcaa AATAAAAGTATGCCCACATCATCAGGAAAATCTATTATGTGTGCATACAAATTGTGCAAAGTAGAATTTCGTTATTGGGGTATGCagacaaaaatcgaaaaattcatTCATGAAGTTG CTCTGAGGAAAACTATGGTTCGAGCACATCGTCAAGCATGGGCATGGCAAGATGAATGGGTAAATCTAACAATGGATGATATACGTCAGATTGAGCGTCAAACTCAAGAAGCTCTTAAACGAAAAATGGGTAGTAGTAGCAGTGGCTCTGAGATTTGTGAAGGAAATGACTCTGTAGATGATACAAAAACTGCCACTAATTTAGCTGCCACAATGGGTAGTATAGAAAAAAGTGATCTAGAAGTAGCCACACCTGTTACATCAAAACGAATGCAAGATTCAACCCTATATTCTCCAGCACCGTGTGTTTCTAGCAGTTCTGACACCATATCAAGCAGTGTTCAACAATCATCAAGCAT gcgAATACCTGTGAAAAAGAATTGGAATAATTCCAAACCACAAATACCTTCACCAGGATCTACTCAAAGTTTTGATACTGCGCCTAATTGGAGAATGGAAAGTTTGATTCGAGATTCAGATTCAGATCTGAGTAATGATGATGAATTTTTTGATTGTCAAG AAACTTTACCAACTTCAGAAATTGTTTCTCTCTCTAAATGGAGttctttaacaatattaaatgaaCAAGAATATGATTCATCCAGTATTCCTGACAAAGAAG AAGATAGTATATTCTCTCCTACATATAAAAAGTCTTCTCCTTTTATTCAGCGTGGTCACAGTGTTGATACATGTCCAGGTTCACCAGTAATTAGTAAAGAAAACAATTGTCAAATAAGTACACTTTTGATGATTATACATTCCGGTAGTGtactag atgctAATTCCGATATTATGGCAAAGAAATCAGATTTCACTACATTTAGGGGAGCATTTGAATCAGTCATGCGACAACACTACCCAAATATGATTGGTCATGTTGCAATGAGACTTATTCCTTGTCCGTCTATATGTGCTGAAGGACTTAGTGTTTTATCAAa gTTGAGTCCTTACAGTTTTGATGTATCTCCATCTGGTATGGAATGCACAAATATTACCCATGATTCCGTCCCAATAGGTGCTATTCCTATACTAGCAGGTTGCTCGCATGATTATAAAGACATAGTATCTAATGTTATCCGTATGGCAAATCAAGTTTATCGAGAATTTATAAAGTCAGATGAAGGTTTTGGATTTAATGGCagagtttattttatag GAGATTCTATGGGATCTGTAATAGGATATGATGCTTTGTGTAGAAGTCCTGATTCTCATTTGTCACATGACGCAAGTAGACACAGCACTCCAGAACATGTGCTGAAAAAAAGTGACAAtg atGATTGCACTTCATTAGGTAGTATGGACTCTTCTTTTAAGGTTTTAGTTACTCCACCAGTTAGAAGAAGATCATCATCCACAAG tgACAGTAATGTATGTTTGGACTTTGAAGTTAACGAAATGTTTATGTTTGCATCTCCGTTGTCACTTGTATTAGCATTTAGAAAAATTTCAGCACATAAATATGATAAGTCAA CTTCAATTCAACGTCCAGCATTACAACAAGTCTACAATTTATTTCATCCATCTGATCCTATTGCATCTAGATTAGAACCATTAATTTCTGCAAAATTTTCAATTCTGCCCCCCGTTAACATCCCACGATATCAAAAATATCCTCTTGGAACAGGACAACCATACTATTTAT TAGAAGCAGTGCAAACAAATCCTCAATTGTTTACCGAACACAATCATGCCAGGCGTACGTCTGAAGCAAGTATTCTGAGTACAGTTTCCGGGATAGCCGATACACTTCCAATTCAAGCaataaacaaat TGACAAAAAAATGGTGGGGTTCTAAGAGATTGGACTATGCTTTGTATTGTCCCGACGGATTGTCAAATTTCCCTACAAATGCTTTGCCTCATATATTTCATGCTAGCTATTGGGAATCCTCAGATGtcattgcatttattttaagacaa ttcGCTATATTTGACTATAATAGTTCAATTGGAAATGAGGAAAAAGAAATGGCTACTTTTAGCCCTAGTCAGCCTAGAGAAAAATGGCAGCGGAAAACAACTTTCATTaagataaaa AATTCTACTGCAAGCCATCGAGCAAATGATGTGATAATTCGAGAAGGTTTGTCACAGACGATTAGTGCTCGTTTTATATATGGACCATTTGATATGTTTTCATTAGCTG gGGAAAAAGTTGATATCCATATAATTAGAGAACCCGGTAATGGTGAATGGACCCATCTAACTACAGAAGATTCAGATAAAAATGGACGAGTCACCTATACAATACCTGAAAATAAATCTCTTGGATTTGGAATATATCCCGTTAAAATGGTTGTTAG aggAGATCATACTAGTGTAGATTTTCTGTTAGCTATTGTTCCGCCTCAAACTGAAACTGTTGTATTCAGCATAGATGGATCATTTTCTGCCAGTGTCTCTGTTACTGGCCGTGACCCAAAAGTTCGACCAGGCGCTGTTGACATAGTGAG ACACTGGCAAGAATTGGGCTATTTAATAGTCTATATTACGGGAAGACCAGATATGCAACAACAACGCGTTCTGTCATGGTTGAGTCAACATAACTTTCCTCATGGACTAGTTTCATTTGCCGATGGTCTTTCTACAGACTTCCTTGCTCACAAAATCACATATCTCAAAAGCCTTGTGCAG gatcataaaatgataatacaCGCGGCCTATGGAAGTAGTAAAGATATTTCTGTCTATAGTGCATTGGATCTGAaaccaaaacaaatatttatcataggcaAAGTGGGTCGTAAACATCACTCTATGGCAACCGTGTTGAGTGATGGTTATGCTGCACATTTATCAGCCTTACAGTGTCACGGAGGATCTAGGCCAGCTCAAGGAAATGCTCGGATGCTTTTGACCTCAAGAGGACGCTTTGGACATAATGCTTCAATGAGACGTAGgag atCTGCAAAAAGGACAACATCATTTCCAATTTGTTCAATGACCAGATCTACTAGTCGTAACAGATACGATAACCTTTGA
- the LOC100166053 gene encoding protein retinal degeneration B isoform X2, with translation MLIKEYRIPLPLSVEEYRIAQLYMIAKKSREESKGADSGVEILVNEPYEGGPGGDGNTGGGQYTRKIYHVGSHLPGWFKGLLPKSALSVEEEAWNAYPYTKTRYTCPFVEKFSLEIETYYYPDNGTHDNVFKMSQSEVRNVSVDIIDIVKDQLYGADYIKEEDPKSYVSDKTGRGPLSENWISEYWKECQNKSMPTSSGKSIMCAYKLCKVEFRYWGMQTKIEKFIHEVALRKTMVRAHRQAWAWQDEWVNLTMDDIRQIERQTQEALKRKMGSSSSGSEICEGNDSVDDTKTATNLAATMGSIEKSDLEVATPVTSKRMQDSTLYSPAPCVSSSSDTISSSVQQSSSMRIPVKKNWNNSKPQIPSPGSTQSFDTAPNWRMESLIRDSDSDLSNDDEFFDCQETLPTSEIVSLSKWSSLTILNEQEYDSSSIPDKEEDSIFSPTYKKSSPFIQRGHSVDTCPGSPVISKENNCQISTLLMIIHSGSVLDANSDIMAKKSDFTTFRGAFESVMRQHYPNMIGHVAMRLIPCPSICAEGLSVLSKLSPYSFDVSPSGMECTNITHDSVPIGAIPILAGCSHDYKDIVSNVIRMANQVYREFIKSDEGFGFNGRVYFIGDSMGSVIGYDALCRSPDSHLSHDASRHSTPEHVLKKSDNDDCTSLGSMDSSFKVLVTPPVRRRSSSTSDSNVCLDFEVNEMFMFASPLSLVLAFRKISAHKYDKSTSIQRPALQQVYNLFHPSDPIASRLEPLISAKFSILPPVNIPRYQKYPLGTGQPYYLLEAVQTNPQLFTEHNHARRTSEASILSTVSGIADTLPIQAINKLTKKWWGSKRLDYALYCPDGLSNFPTNALPHIFHASYWESSDVIAFILRQFAIFDYNSSIGNEEKEMATFSPSQPREKWQRKTTFIKIKNSTASHRANDVIIREGLSQTISARFIYGPFDMFSLAGEKVDIHIIREPGNGEWTHLTTEDSDKNGRVTYTIPENKSLGFGIYPVKMVVRGDHTSVDFLLAIVPPQTETVVFSIDGSFSASVSVTGRDPKVRPGAVDIVRHWQELGYLIVYITGRPDMQQQRVLSWLSQHNFPHGLVSFADGLSTDFLAHKITYLKSLVQDHKMIIHAAYGSSKDISVYSALDLKPKQIFIIGKVGRKHHSMATVLSDGYAAHLSALQCHGGSRPAQGNARMLLTSRGRFGHNASMRRRRCPEKRSGDTHGSNN, from the exons ATGCTGATCAAGGAATACCGTATTCCACTCCCGCTCAGTGTGGAAGAATACAGAATTGCTCAGCTTTATATGATAGct AAAAAAAGTAGAGAAGAAAGCAAAGGGGCTGATAGTGGTGTTGAAATATTAGTTAATGAACCTTATGAAGGTGGCCCTGGTGGCGATGGAAATACTGGTGGTGGTCAGTATACaagaaaaatttatcatgttgGGAGCCACTTACCAG GCTGGTTTAAAGGACTATTACCAAAATCAGCATTATCCGTTGAAGAAGAAGCGTGGAATGCATATCCATACACGAAAACTCGATATACTTGCCCATTTGTAGAAAAATTTTCGTTAGAAATTGAAACTTATTATTATCCTGATAATGGAACTCAtgataatgttttcaaaatgtctCAAAGTGAAGTTCGAAATGTTTCTGTtg ATATAATAGACATAGTTAAAGACCAATTATATGGGGCAGATTACATTAAAGAAGAAGATCCAAAATCATATGTAAGTGATAAAACAGGTCGAGGCCCACTGTCAGAAAATTGGATATCAGAGTACTGGAAAGAATgtcaa AATAAAAGTATGCCCACATCATCAGGAAAATCTATTATGTGTGCATACAAATTGTGCAAAGTAGAATTTCGTTATTGGGGTATGCagacaaaaatcgaaaaattcatTCATGAAGTTG CTCTGAGGAAAACTATGGTTCGAGCACATCGTCAAGCATGGGCATGGCAAGATGAATGGGTAAATCTAACAATGGATGATATACGTCAGATTGAGCGTCAAACTCAAGAAGCTCTTAAACGAAAAATGGGTAGTAGTAGCAGTGGCTCTGAGATTTGTGAAGGAAATGACTCTGTAGATGATACAAAAACTGCCACTAATTTAGCTGCCACAATGGGTAGTATAGAAAAAAGTGATCTAGAAGTAGCCACACCTGTTACATCAAAACGAATGCAAGATTCAACCCTATATTCTCCAGCACCGTGTGTTTCTAGCAGTTCTGACACCATATCAAGCAGTGTTCAACAATCATCAAGCAT gcgAATACCTGTGAAAAAGAATTGGAATAATTCCAAACCACAAATACCTTCACCAGGATCTACTCAAAGTTTTGATACTGCGCCTAATTGGAGAATGGAAAGTTTGATTCGAGATTCAGATTCAGATCTGAGTAATGATGATGAATTTTTTGATTGTCAAG AAACTTTACCAACTTCAGAAATTGTTTCTCTCTCTAAATGGAGttctttaacaatattaaatgaaCAAGAATATGATTCATCCAGTATTCCTGACAAAGAAG AAGATAGTATATTCTCTCCTACATATAAAAAGTCTTCTCCTTTTATTCAGCGTGGTCACAGTGTTGATACATGTCCAGGTTCACCAGTAATTAGTAAAGAAAACAATTGTCAAATAAGTACACTTTTGATGATTATACATTCCGGTAGTGtactag atgctAATTCCGATATTATGGCAAAGAAATCAGATTTCACTACATTTAGGGGAGCATTTGAATCAGTCATGCGACAACACTACCCAAATATGATTGGTCATGTTGCAATGAGACTTATTCCTTGTCCGTCTATATGTGCTGAAGGACTTAGTGTTTTATCAAa gTTGAGTCCTTACAGTTTTGATGTATCTCCATCTGGTATGGAATGCACAAATATTACCCATGATTCCGTCCCAATAGGTGCTATTCCTATACTAGCAGGTTGCTCGCATGATTATAAAGACATAGTATCTAATGTTATCCGTATGGCAAATCAAGTTTATCGAGAATTTATAAAGTCAGATGAAGGTTTTGGATTTAATGGCagagtttattttatag GAGATTCTATGGGATCTGTAATAGGATATGATGCTTTGTGTAGAAGTCCTGATTCTCATTTGTCACATGACGCAAGTAGACACAGCACTCCAGAACATGTGCTGAAAAAAAGTGACAAtg atGATTGCACTTCATTAGGTAGTATGGACTCTTCTTTTAAGGTTTTAGTTACTCCACCAGTTAGAAGAAGATCATCATCCACAAG tgACAGTAATGTATGTTTGGACTTTGAAGTTAACGAAATGTTTATGTTTGCATCTCCGTTGTCACTTGTATTAGCATTTAGAAAAATTTCAGCACATAAATATGATAAGTCAA CTTCAATTCAACGTCCAGCATTACAACAAGTCTACAATTTATTTCATCCATCTGATCCTATTGCATCTAGATTAGAACCATTAATTTCTGCAAAATTTTCAATTCTGCCCCCCGTTAACATCCCACGATATCAAAAATATCCTCTTGGAACAGGACAACCATACTATTTAT TAGAAGCAGTGCAAACAAATCCTCAATTGTTTACCGAACACAATCATGCCAGGCGTACGTCTGAAGCAAGTATTCTGAGTACAGTTTCCGGGATAGCCGATACACTTCCAATTCAAGCaataaacaaat TGACAAAAAAATGGTGGGGTTCTAAGAGATTGGACTATGCTTTGTATTGTCCCGACGGATTGTCAAATTTCCCTACAAATGCTTTGCCTCATATATTTCATGCTAGCTATTGGGAATCCTCAGATGtcattgcatttattttaagacaa ttcGCTATATTTGACTATAATAGTTCAATTGGAAATGAGGAAAAAGAAATGGCTACTTTTAGCCCTAGTCAGCCTAGAGAAAAATGGCAGCGGAAAACAACTTTCATTaagataaaa AATTCTACTGCAAGCCATCGAGCAAATGATGTGATAATTCGAGAAGGTTTGTCACAGACGATTAGTGCTCGTTTTATATATGGACCATTTGATATGTTTTCATTAGCTG gGGAAAAAGTTGATATCCATATAATTAGAGAACCCGGTAATGGTGAATGGACCCATCTAACTACAGAAGATTCAGATAAAAATGGACGAGTCACCTATACAATACCTGAAAATAAATCTCTTGGATTTGGAATATATCCCGTTAAAATGGTTGTTAG aggAGATCATACTAGTGTAGATTTTCTGTTAGCTATTGTTCCGCCTCAAACTGAAACTGTTGTATTCAGCATAGATGGATCATTTTCTGCCAGTGTCTCTGTTACTGGCCGTGACCCAAAAGTTCGACCAGGCGCTGTTGACATAGTGAG ACACTGGCAAGAATTGGGCTATTTAATAGTCTATATTACGGGAAGACCAGATATGCAACAACAACGCGTTCTGTCATGGTTGAGTCAACATAACTTTCCTCATGGACTAGTTTCATTTGCCGATGGTCTTTCTACAGACTTCCTTGCTCACAAAATCACATATCTCAAAAGCCTTGTGCAG gatcataaaatgataatacaCGCGGCCTATGGAAGTAGTAAAGATATTTCTGTCTATAGTGCATTGGATCTGAaaccaaaacaaatatttatcataggcaAAGTGGGTCGTAAACATCACTCTATGGCAACCGTGTTGAGTGATGGTTATGCTGCACATTTATCAGCCTTACAGTGTCACGGAGGATCTAGGCCAGCTCAAGGAAATGCTCGGATGCTTTTGACCTCAAGAGGACGCTTTGGACATAATGCTTCAATGAGACGTAGgag GTGTCCCGAGAAGAGATCTGGCGACACACATGGTTCCAATAATTGA